One stretch of Melospiza georgiana isolate bMelGeo1 chromosome 28, bMelGeo1.pri, whole genome shotgun sequence DNA includes these proteins:
- the STRADA gene encoding STE20-related kinase adapter protein alpha isoform X2, with amino-acid sequence MSFLRWVSEKFIVEGLRDFELFGEQPLGDSRRKTNEASSESIAASPKRDTMSSFLPDSSCYELLTIIGRGFEDLMVVNLARYKPTGEYVTVRRVNLEACTNEMVTFLQGELHVSKLFNHPNIVPYKATFIADNELWVVTSFMAYGSAKDLICTHFTDGMTELAIAYILQGVLKALDYIHHMGYVHRSVKASHILISVDGKVYLSGLRSNLSMINHGQRLKVVHDFPKYSIKVLPWLSPEVLQQNLQGYDAKSDIYSVGITACELANGHVPFKDMPSTQMLLEKLNGTVPCLLDTTTIPADELTMKTSRSSANYGVGESTAVSNARAANGEPALHPYLRTFSTYFHNFVEQCLQRNPDFRPSAGTLLSHPFFKQIKRRASEALPELLRPVTPITNLEGTLPQDPSGIFGLVSNLEQLDVDDWEF; translated from the exons aCAAATGAGGCGAGCTCCGAGTCGATAGCTGCTTCCCCTAAAAGGGACACCATGAGCAGCTTCCTGCCAGACAGCAGCTGCTATGAGTTGCTCACCATCATAG GCAGAGGCTTTGAAGACTTGATGGTTGTGAACCTGGCCAGGTATAAACCCACAGGAGAGTACGTCACAGTCAGAAGAGTGAACTTGGAGGCCTGCACAAATGAAATGGTCACATTCTTGCAG ggaGAACTTCATGTTTCCAAACTCTTCAACCACCCTAACATCGTGCCATACAAAGCAACTTTCATAGCTGACAATGAGCTGTGGGTAGTGACTTCTTTCATGGCCTATG GTTCTGCAAAAGATTTAATCTGCACCCATTTTACAGATGGGATGACTGAACTGGCCATTGCTTACATTCTCCAAGGTGTCTTGAAAGCACTTGACTACATCCATCATATGGGCTATGTGCATAG GAGTGTTAAAGCCAGCCACATCCTGATCTCTGTGGATGGGAAGGTGTACCTCTCTGGGCTGAGGAGTAACCTGAGCATGATCAACCATGGGCAGCGACTCAAAGTTGTTCACGACTTCCCCAAATACAGCATCAAAGTGCTGCCTTGGCTCAGTCCTGAGGTTTTGCAGCAG AATCTGCAGGGTTACGATGCAAAATCTGACATTTACAGTGTGGGGATAACGGCCTGTGAGCTGGCAAATGGACATGTTCCATTTAAAGACATGCCTTCCACTCAG ATGCTGTTGGAGAAGCTGAACGGAACCGTTCCCTGCCTGCTGGACACCACCACCATTCCTGCAGACGAGCTGACCATGAAGACGTCGCGCTCCAGCGCCAACTACGGCGTGGGGGAGAGCACGGCCGTGAGCAACGCGCGCGCGGCCAACGGCGAGCCGGCCCTGCACCCCTACCTCCGCACCTTCTCCACCTACTTCCACAACTTCGTGGAGCAGTGCCTCCAGAGGAACCCTGATTTCAG GCCAAGCGCAGGCACTCTGCTCAGTCACCCCTTTTTTAAGCAG ATCAAGCGCCGCGCTTCCGAAGCACTCCCTGAACTCCTGCGCCCTGTCACCCCCATCACCAATTTGGAAGGGACACTGCCCCAGGATCCCAGTGGCATTTTTGGGTTGGTATCAAAtctggagcagctggatgtGGATGACTGGGAATTCTAG
- the STRADA gene encoding STE20-related kinase adapter protein alpha isoform X3, giving the protein MSSFLPDSSCYELLTIIGRGFEDLMVVNLARYKPTGEYVTVRRVNLEACTNEMVTFLQGELHVSKLFNHPNIVPYKATFIADNELWVVTSFMAYGSAKDLICTHFTDGMTELAIAYILQGVLKALDYIHHMGYVHRSVKASHILISVDGKVYLSGLRSNLSMINHGQRLKVVHDFPKYSIKVLPWLSPEVLQQNLQGYDAKSDIYSVGITACELANGHVPFKDMPSTQMLLEKLNGTVPCLLDTTTIPADELTMKTSRSSANYGVGESTAVSNARAANGEPALHPYLRTFSTYFHNFVEQCLQRNPDFRPSAGTLLSHPFFKQIKRRASEALPELLRPVTPITNLEGTLPQDPSGIFGLVSNLEQLDVDDWEF; this is encoded by the exons ATGAGCAGCTTCCTGCCAGACAGCAGCTGCTATGAGTTGCTCACCATCATAG GCAGAGGCTTTGAAGACTTGATGGTTGTGAACCTGGCCAGGTATAAACCCACAGGAGAGTACGTCACAGTCAGAAGAGTGAACTTGGAGGCCTGCACAAATGAAATGGTCACATTCTTGCAG ggaGAACTTCATGTTTCCAAACTCTTCAACCACCCTAACATCGTGCCATACAAAGCAACTTTCATAGCTGACAATGAGCTGTGGGTAGTGACTTCTTTCATGGCCTATG GTTCTGCAAAAGATTTAATCTGCACCCATTTTACAGATGGGATGACTGAACTGGCCATTGCTTACATTCTCCAAGGTGTCTTGAAAGCACTTGACTACATCCATCATATGGGCTATGTGCATAG GAGTGTTAAAGCCAGCCACATCCTGATCTCTGTGGATGGGAAGGTGTACCTCTCTGGGCTGAGGAGTAACCTGAGCATGATCAACCATGGGCAGCGACTCAAAGTTGTTCACGACTTCCCCAAATACAGCATCAAAGTGCTGCCTTGGCTCAGTCCTGAGGTTTTGCAGCAG AATCTGCAGGGTTACGATGCAAAATCTGACATTTACAGTGTGGGGATAACGGCCTGTGAGCTGGCAAATGGACATGTTCCATTTAAAGACATGCCTTCCACTCAG ATGCTGTTGGAGAAGCTGAACGGAACCGTTCCCTGCCTGCTGGACACCACCACCATTCCTGCAGACGAGCTGACCATGAAGACGTCGCGCTCCAGCGCCAACTACGGCGTGGGGGAGAGCACGGCCGTGAGCAACGCGCGCGCGGCCAACGGCGAGCCGGCCCTGCACCCCTACCTCCGCACCTTCTCCACCTACTTCCACAACTTCGTGGAGCAGTGCCTCCAGAGGAACCCTGATTTCAG GCCAAGCGCAGGCACTCTGCTCAGTCACCCCTTTTTTAAGCAG ATCAAGCGCCGCGCTTCCGAAGCACTCCCTGAACTCCTGCGCCCTGTCACCCCCATCACCAATTTGGAAGGGACACTGCCCCAGGATCCCAGTGGCATTTTTGGGTTGGTATCAAAtctggagcagctggatgtGGATGACTGGGAATTCTAG
- the STRADA gene encoding STE20-related kinase adapter protein alpha isoform X1 — translation MSFLVSKPERIRRWVSEKFIVEGLRDFELFGEQPLGDSRRKTNEASSESIAASPKRDTMSSFLPDSSCYELLTIIGRGFEDLMVVNLARYKPTGEYVTVRRVNLEACTNEMVTFLQGELHVSKLFNHPNIVPYKATFIADNELWVVTSFMAYGSAKDLICTHFTDGMTELAIAYILQGVLKALDYIHHMGYVHRSVKASHILISVDGKVYLSGLRSNLSMINHGQRLKVVHDFPKYSIKVLPWLSPEVLQQNLQGYDAKSDIYSVGITACELANGHVPFKDMPSTQMLLEKLNGTVPCLLDTTTIPADELTMKTSRSSANYGVGESTAVSNARAANGEPALHPYLRTFSTYFHNFVEQCLQRNPDFRPSAGTLLSHPFFKQIKRRASEALPELLRPVTPITNLEGTLPQDPSGIFGLVSNLEQLDVDDWEF, via the exons aCAAATGAGGCGAGCTCCGAGTCGATAGCTGCTTCCCCTAAAAGGGACACCATGAGCAGCTTCCTGCCAGACAGCAGCTGCTATGAGTTGCTCACCATCATAG GCAGAGGCTTTGAAGACTTGATGGTTGTGAACCTGGCCAGGTATAAACCCACAGGAGAGTACGTCACAGTCAGAAGAGTGAACTTGGAGGCCTGCACAAATGAAATGGTCACATTCTTGCAG ggaGAACTTCATGTTTCCAAACTCTTCAACCACCCTAACATCGTGCCATACAAAGCAACTTTCATAGCTGACAATGAGCTGTGGGTAGTGACTTCTTTCATGGCCTATG GTTCTGCAAAAGATTTAATCTGCACCCATTTTACAGATGGGATGACTGAACTGGCCATTGCTTACATTCTCCAAGGTGTCTTGAAAGCACTTGACTACATCCATCATATGGGCTATGTGCATAG GAGTGTTAAAGCCAGCCACATCCTGATCTCTGTGGATGGGAAGGTGTACCTCTCTGGGCTGAGGAGTAACCTGAGCATGATCAACCATGGGCAGCGACTCAAAGTTGTTCACGACTTCCCCAAATACAGCATCAAAGTGCTGCCTTGGCTCAGTCCTGAGGTTTTGCAGCAG AATCTGCAGGGTTACGATGCAAAATCTGACATTTACAGTGTGGGGATAACGGCCTGTGAGCTGGCAAATGGACATGTTCCATTTAAAGACATGCCTTCCACTCAG ATGCTGTTGGAGAAGCTGAACGGAACCGTTCCCTGCCTGCTGGACACCACCACCATTCCTGCAGACGAGCTGACCATGAAGACGTCGCGCTCCAGCGCCAACTACGGCGTGGGGGAGAGCACGGCCGTGAGCAACGCGCGCGCGGCCAACGGCGAGCCGGCCCTGCACCCCTACCTCCGCACCTTCTCCACCTACTTCCACAACTTCGTGGAGCAGTGCCTCCAGAGGAACCCTGATTTCAG GCCAAGCGCAGGCACTCTGCTCAGTCACCCCTTTTTTAAGCAG ATCAAGCGCCGCGCTTCCGAAGCACTCCCTGAACTCCTGCGCCCTGTCACCCCCATCACCAATTTGGAAGGGACACTGCCCCAGGATCCCAGTGGCATTTTTGGGTTGGTATCAAAtctggagcagctggatgtGGATGACTGGGAATTCTAG
- the LOC131094255 gene encoding E3 ubiquitin-protein ligase RNF113A-like, whose translation MAEESGVCSFVFKKRVRAAGSGRRKRPGSDQERESSGEEGSTVVRKERRRDTPNPMIQKTRRCTRERPDYAPSSSEDEDPAKEIGVTYKSTRSAKPVGPEDMGATAVYELDTEKEKDAQAIFERSQKIQEELRGKEDDKIYRGINNYQKYVKPKDTSMGNASSGMVRKGPIRAPEHLRATVRWDYQPDICKDYKETGFCGFGDSCKFLHDRSDYKHGWQIERELDEGRYGVNDDENYEVSSDEEDMPFKCFICRGSFKNPVVTKCRHYFCESCALQHYRKSQRCYVCDKQTNGVFNPAKELMAKLEKHKGEEEEEQQSDQEGDPQ comes from the exons ATGGCGGAGGAGAGCGGCGTCTGCAGCTTTGTGTTCAAGAAGCGGGTCCGGGCCGCGGGCAGCGGCCGGCGAAAACGGCCCGGCAGCGACCAGGAGCGGG AGAGCAGCGGGGAGGAGGGCAGCACCGTGGTGCGCAAGGAGCGGCGGCGGGACACCCCCAACCCCATGATCCAGAAG ACCAGGCGCTGCACGAGGGAGAGGCCGGACTACGCGCCGAGCAGCAGCGAGGATGAGGATCCTGCCAAGGAGATCGGGGTGACCTACAAATCCACCAGGTCGGCG AAACCTGTTGGCCCAGAAGACATGGGAGCCACAGCAGTGTATGAACTGGACACGGAGAAGGAGAAGGATGCTCAGGCCATCTTTGAGCGCAGCCAGAAAATTCAGGAG GAGCTGAGAGGAAAGGAGGATGATAAAATTTACCGTGGCATTAACAACTACCAGAAGTATGTGAAGCCCAAGGACACATCGATGGGAAATGCCTCCTCAGGAATGGTGAG GAAAGGCCCCATCCGTGCTCCGGAGCACCTGCGGGCCACGGTGCGCTGGGACTACCAGCCCGACATCTGCAAGGACTACAAAGAGACCGGCTTCTGCGGCTTCGGGG acagctgCAAGTTCCTGCACGACCGCTCGGACTACAAGCACGGCTGGCAGATCGAACGGGAGCTGGACGAGGGCCGCTACGGCGTCAACG ATGACGAGAACTACGAGGTGAGCAGTGATGAGGAGGACATGCCCTTCAAATGCTTCATCTGCAGAGGTTCCTTCAAGAACCCCGTGGTCACCAA GTGTCGGCACTACTTCTGtgagagctgtgctctgcagcactacCGCAAATCCCAGCGCTGCTACGTCTGCGACAAGCAAACCAACGGGGTCTTCAACCCTGCCAAAG agcTCATGGCAAAACTGGAAAAACACaaaggggaggaagaagaggagcaACAGTCAGACCAAGAAGGGGATCCACAGTAG